The proteins below are encoded in one region of Garra rufa chromosome 12, GarRuf1.0, whole genome shotgun sequence:
- the LOC141346932 gene encoding troponin I, slow skeletal muscle-like: MLKSLMVAKAKDELEQELADKEVEKERYLSEKAPPIQTGGMSFAELQELCRELHAKIDVVDEERYDIEAKVLHNTREIKDLNIKVLDLRGKFKRPTLRRVRVSADAILRSLLGSKHKVSMDLRANLKSVKKEDTEKEKTVEVSDWRKNVEAMSGMEGRKKMFDAAQ, from the exons ATGCTTAAG AGTCTTATGGTAGCTAAAGCAAAGGATGAGTTAGAGCAGGAGCTGGCAGATAAAGAGGTTGAGAAGGAAAGATATCTGTCTGAGAAAGCTCCTCCGATACAGACGGGTGGCATGTCTTTTGCTGAACTTCAG GAGCTGTGTCGGGAACTACACGCTAAAATCGATGTGGTGGATGAGGAGCGTTACGATATCGAGGCTAAAGTGCTTCACAACACAAGAGAA ATTAAGGATCTAAACATCAAAGTCCTGGACCTGAGAGGCAAATTCAAGCGACCCACCTTGAGGAGAGTCCGAGTCTCAGCTGACGCCATCCTGCGCTCTCTGCTGGGCTCCAAACACAAGGTGTCCATGGACCTGAGAGCAAACCTCAAGTCCGTCAAGAAGGAAGACACAGAGAAG GAAAAGACAGTGGAGGTCAGTGACTGGAGGAAAAACGTGGAGGCCATGTCTGgaatggaaggaaggaagaaaatgTTCGATGCGGCACAGTAA